One genomic segment of Methylocystis sp. SC2 includes these proteins:
- a CDS encoding CoA ester lyase, giving the protein MKLPNQFYRPLAIGAPAPLREPPVKVERMIHFVPPHLEKFRAKVPELVKQVDVVLGNLEDAIPADAKEAARAGFIEMAKATDFGSTGLWTRMNALNSPWALDDMIEIVGAVGDKLDVVMLPKVEGPWDIAYLDQLLAQLEARHGVKKPILIHAILETAEGVKNVDAIASASPRMHGISLGPADLAASRAMKTTRVGGGHPDYKVIADAEPGQGLRASFQQDLWHYTIAKMVDACASAGIKAFYGPFGDFSDAPACEAQFRNAFLLGCAGAWSLHPSQIAIAKKVFSPDPQEVAFAKRVLEAMPDGTGAVMIDGRMQDDATWKQCKVVVDLAKQVAAKDADLARIYGF; this is encoded by the coding sequence ATGAAACTCCCCAATCAATTCTACCGTCCGCTCGCCATCGGCGCCCCGGCGCCGCTGCGCGAACCGCCCGTCAAGGTCGAGCGGATGATCCATTTCGTGCCGCCGCATCTTGAGAAATTCCGCGCCAAGGTCCCCGAGCTCGTCAAACAGGTCGACGTCGTGCTCGGCAATCTCGAAGACGCGATTCCGGCCGACGCCAAGGAAGCCGCTCGCGCCGGCTTTATCGAAATGGCCAAGGCGACCGACTTCGGCTCGACCGGCCTGTGGACGCGCATGAATGCGCTCAATAGCCCCTGGGCGCTCGACGACATGATCGAAATCGTCGGCGCGGTCGGCGACAAGCTCGACGTCGTCATGCTCCCCAAGGTCGAGGGCCCCTGGGACATCGCCTATCTCGACCAGCTCCTGGCGCAGCTCGAGGCGCGGCATGGCGTGAAGAAGCCGATCCTTATTCACGCCATTCTGGAGACAGCGGAAGGCGTCAAGAATGTCGACGCCATCGCTTCGGCCTCACCGCGCATGCATGGCATTTCGCTTGGACCGGCCGATCTCGCCGCCTCTCGCGCCATGAAGACCACCCGCGTCGGCGGCGGCCACCCGGACTATAAAGTGATCGCCGACGCCGAGCCCGGCCAGGGCCTTCGCGCCTCGTTCCAGCAAGACCTTTGGCATTACACCATCGCCAAGATGGTCGACGCCTGCGCTTCCGCCGGCATCAAGGCCTTCTATGGCCCCTTCGGCGATTTCTCCGACGCGCCGGCCTGCGAAGCGCAATTCCGCAACGCCTTTCTGCTCGGCTGCGCCGGCGCCTGGTCGCTGCATCCGTCGCAAATCGCCATCGCCAAGAAGGTCTTTTCGCCCGATCCGCAAGAAGTCGCCTTCGCCAAGCGGGTGCTCGAAGCGATGCCGGACGGGACCGGCGCGGTGATGATTGACGGCCGAATGCAGGACGACGCCACCTGGAAGCAGTGCAAGGTCGTCGTCGACCTCGCCAAGCAGGTCGCCGCCAAAGACGCCGACCTCGCCAGGATCTACGGATTTTGA
- the hspQ gene encoding heat shock protein HspQ, which translates to MPRENFAKFAIGQVVKHRRYPFRGVIYDVDPVFANTEEWWLSIPEELRPNKDQPFYHLFAENAETEYVAYVSEQNLLPDNTNRPVRHPQVDETFERDGDGVYRMRALKRH; encoded by the coding sequence ATGCCGCGAGAGAACTTCGCTAAATTCGCTATTGGCCAAGTGGTCAAGCATCGCCGCTATCCCTTCCGCGGCGTGATCTATGACGTTGATCCGGTGTTCGCCAACACCGAAGAGTGGTGGCTTTCGATTCCCGAAGAGCTGCGTCCGAACAAGGATCAGCCTTTCTATCACCTGTTCGCCGAGAACGCCGAAACCGAATATGTAGCCTATGTGTCGGAGCAGAATCTGCTGCCCGACAACACCAACAGGCCGGTGCGCCATCCGCAGGTCGACGAGACCTTCGAACGCGATGGCGATGGCGTTTACCGCATGCGAGCGCTTAAGCGCCACTGA
- the gcvT gene encoding glycine cleavage system aminomethyltransferase GcvT, translating to MVTELDVATAAPPALSKLPLDAAHRRLGARMAPFAGYDMPLQYEQGIVAETLHTRRRASLFDVSHMGQAILAGARAARALESLTPADLASLSPERTRYTQLLNERGGILDDLLVTRLPGVEERLLLVVNASRKQADFALIAAALPQFDFNPLDRALLALQGPRAASVLGALLPGAEDLPFMGWRAFDFGGAPLFVSRSGYTGEDGFELSLRAEHAEDLARLLLSYEDVAPAGLGARDALRLEAGLPLYGHDLDETTDPVEAGLGWSIGKRRRIEGGFPGFERIRIALEQGPARRRVGLEPQSKAPLREGAELSARDGAPAGHVTSGGFSPTLQRPIAMGYVASSNANLGATLSAPLRDRRVDVTVAALPFVPHRYFKTPAGKDAR from the coding sequence TTGGTGACCGAACTCGACGTCGCGACCGCTGCGCCTCCCGCGCTGTCCAAACTTCCGCTCGATGCGGCGCATCGACGGCTTGGGGCGCGGATGGCGCCTTTCGCCGGGTACGATATGCCGCTGCAATATGAGCAGGGCATCGTCGCCGAAACGCTCCATACGCGTCGTCGCGCAAGTCTGTTCGACGTTTCGCATATGGGTCAGGCGATCCTCGCCGGCGCGCGCGCCGCACGGGCGCTTGAAAGCCTGACGCCTGCGGATTTGGCGTCGCTTTCGCCAGAGCGCACGCGCTACACGCAGCTGCTCAACGAGCGCGGCGGCATTCTCGACGATCTTCTCGTCACCCGCCTACCAGGCGTCGAGGAGCGGCTGCTGCTTGTCGTCAACGCCTCGCGCAAGCAAGCCGATTTCGCGCTTATCGCGGCTGCGTTGCCCCAGTTCGATTTTAATCCTTTGGACCGCGCGCTGCTCGCCCTTCAGGGCCCGCGCGCGGCCTCGGTCCTCGGCGCACTCCTCCCCGGCGCCGAGGACCTTCCTTTCATGGGCTGGCGCGCCTTCGACTTCGGCGGCGCGCCGCTCTTCGTGTCGCGCAGCGGCTATACGGGCGAAGACGGATTTGAACTGTCGCTGCGCGCCGAGCATGCCGAAGACCTTGCGCGCCTGTTGCTGTCGTATGAGGACGTTGCGCCGGCGGGCCTCGGCGCGCGCGACGCTCTGCGTCTTGAGGCGGGCCTGCCGCTCTATGGCCACGACCTCGATGAAACCACCGATCCGGTTGAAGCGGGACTCGGCTGGTCGATCGGCAAACGCCGGCGCATCGAAGGCGGATTCCCCGGCTTTGAGCGCATTCGGATTGCGCTTGAGCAGGGTCCCGCCCGCAGGCGCGTCGGGCTCGAGCCGCAATCCAAGGCGCCGCTGCGCGAAGGCGCGGAGCTTTCAGCGCGCGACGGCGCGCCTGCCGGCCATGTGACGTCGGGCGGCTTTTCGCCGACGCTGCAACGCCCGATCGCGATGGGCTATGTCGCCAGCAGTAACGCCAACCTCGGCGCGACGCTTTCGGCGCCGCTGCGCGACAGACGCGTCGACGTCACAGTGGCGGCTTTGCCCTTCGTCCCGCATCGCTACTTCAAAACGCCGGCTGGAAAGGATGCGAGATGA
- the gcvH gene encoding glycine cleavage system protein GcvH gives MTDLRYSKDHEYVALDGDLATLGISDYAQSQLGDIVFIELPEVGKKVAKGKEIAVIESVKAASEVYSPVSGEVVEVNPELGEAPALVNDDPLGRGWLIKVRVSDPGECASLMDDAAYSSFLKTI, from the coding sequence ATGACTGATCTGCGCTACTCCAAGGATCATGAATATGTCGCGCTCGATGGCGATCTCGCGACGCTGGGCATATCGGACTATGCGCAGTCGCAGCTCGGCGACATTGTTTTCATCGAACTGCCCGAAGTCGGCAAGAAAGTCGCAAAGGGCAAAGAGATCGCGGTCATCGAGAGCGTAAAAGCCGCGAGCGAAGTCTATTCGCCGGTGAGCGGCGAAGTCGTCGAAGTCAATCCGGAGCTTGGCGAAGCGCCGGCGCTCGTCAACGACGATCCGCTTGGACGCGGGTGGCTCATCAAGGTGAGGGTCAGCGACCCTGGTGAATGCGCATCGCTGATGGACGACGCCGCCTATTCGAGTTTCCTGAAAACGATCTAG
- the gcvPA gene encoding aminomethyl-transferring glycine dehydrogenase subunit GcvPA, giving the protein MRYHPLSEADRSAMLATIGVPSMESLYADAPPETLLKAPLDLPKGKSELDVQRFFARLAARNMPASRAPFFVGAGAYKHHIPASVDHLIQRSEFLTSYTPYQPEISQGTLQYLFEFQTQVALLTGMEVANASMYDGSTATAEAVLMAHRVTKRRKALLSGGLHPHYAEVVRTISRLAEDEVETMAPDIRAAEDLIARIDDTLSCVVVQTPDVFGNLRDLTKIAEACHRNGALLIAVFTEAVSLGLLKTPGAMGADIVVGEGQSIGNSLNFGGPYVGLFATRQEFVRQMPGRLAGESVDADGRRSYVLTLSTREQHIRRDKATSNICTNSGLCALAFTIHLTLLGEAGLTRLARVNHANSVLLAQMLADVQNVEVLNETFFNEFTLRVEGDAAALVERMAARGVLAGVPVSRLLPHAGLDNLLIVASTEVNTDEDRDAFVAALKESL; this is encoded by the coding sequence ATGCGCTATCATCCGCTGTCAGAGGCCGACAGAAGCGCAATGCTCGCGACGATCGGCGTTCCGTCGATGGAGTCGCTCTACGCCGATGCGCCGCCGGAGACGCTATTAAAGGCGCCGCTCGACCTGCCCAAGGGCAAGTCCGAGCTCGACGTCCAGCGTTTTTTCGCAAGGCTTGCCGCCCGCAATATGCCTGCGTCGCGCGCGCCGTTCTTTGTCGGCGCCGGCGCCTATAAGCATCACATTCCCGCGAGCGTCGATCATCTCATTCAACGTTCGGAGTTCTTGACGAGCTACACGCCCTATCAGCCGGAGATCTCGCAGGGCACGCTGCAATATCTCTTCGAATTCCAGACCCAGGTCGCTCTGCTCACCGGCATGGAGGTCGCGAACGCTTCCATGTATGACGGATCGACCGCGACCGCCGAAGCCGTGCTCATGGCGCATCGCGTGACGAAGCGGCGCAAGGCGCTGCTCTCCGGCGGGCTGCATCCGCATTACGCCGAAGTGGTCCGCACCATCTCGCGGCTCGCCGAAGACGAAGTCGAGACGATGGCGCCCGACATTCGCGCCGCCGAAGATCTCATCGCGCGCATTGACGACACGCTTTCTTGCGTCGTCGTGCAGACGCCCGACGTCTTCGGCAATTTGCGCGATCTGACGAAGATTGCCGAAGCCTGCCATCGCAACGGCGCGCTTCTCATCGCCGTCTTCACCGAAGCCGTCTCTCTCGGTCTGCTTAAAACTCCTGGCGCGATGGGCGCCGACATCGTCGTCGGCGAGGGCCAGTCAATCGGCAATTCGCTCAATTTCGGCGGGCCTTATGTCGGGCTCTTCGCCACGCGGCAGGAATTCGTGCGGCAGATGCCCGGCCGCCTCGCCGGCGAAAGCGTCGACGCCGACGGCAGGCGTTCCTATGTGCTGACGCTTTCGACGCGCGAGCAGCATATCCGCCGCGACAAGGCGACTTCCAACATCTGCACCAACTCCGGCCTCTGCGCGCTCGCCTTCACCATCCATCTGACCTTGCTTGGCGAAGCCGGACTGACGCGGCTCGCGCGCGTCAATCACGCCAACTCGGTCTTGCTGGCGCAGATGCTCGCTGACGTTCAAAACGTCGAGGTTCTCAACGAGACCTTTTTCAACGAGTTTACGCTTCGCGTCGAAGGCGACGCCGCCGCGCTTGTTGAGAGAATGGCGGCGCGCGGCGTTCTCGCAGGGGTTCCCGTCTCGCGTCTGTTACCCCACGCCGGCCTCGACAATCTCCTCATTGTCGCCAGCACCGAAGTCAACACGGATGAAGATCGCGACGCCTTTGTCGCGGCGCTCAAGGAGTCGCTCTGA
- the gcvPB gene encoding aminomethyl-transferring glycine dehydrogenase subunit GcvPB → MLDRPAVVEPLDDDKTPATFTGNRGLDQEEPLIFEIGRLDATGVDVDDPAPIATRLGALERNAPIGLPGLTEPETMRHYVRLSRKNYSIDAGLYPLGSCTMKHNPRSNEKIARYEGFADLHPLQPQSTAQGALELMQILADWLTTLTNMPAVAMSPKAGAHGELCGMMAIKSAIAARGESATRNVVLIPQSAHGTNPATAALLGFSVRVVPAAADGTVRAEAVKDALASDVAAIMLTNPNTCGLFEREIVEIADAMHEAGGYFYCDGANFNAIAGVARPGDFGIDAMHINLHKTFSTPHGGGGPGAGPVVLSERLAPFAPVPFIRRNGDALQLVEDAEGTQSFGRLTAFHGQMGMFVRALAYMLAHGTDGLAQASKDAVLSANYVRASLRDVMTQPFGDRICMHEVLFDDAWLRGTGVTTLDFAKAMIDEGYHPMTIYFPLVVHGAMLIEPTESESKASLDLFIATLRDLARSAKAGEVARFGPAPRLAPRRRVDEALAARKPVLRWTPGAAA, encoded by the coding sequence ATGCTCGACAGACCCGCAGTCGTCGAACCGCTCGACGACGACAAAACGCCTGCGACCTTCACCGGCAATCGCGGGCTCGATCAGGAAGAGCCGCTGATCTTCGAGATCGGCCGGCTCGACGCGACTGGCGTCGATGTCGACGATCCGGCGCCCATCGCGACGCGGCTCGGCGCGCTTGAGCGCAATGCGCCCATCGGTCTTCCGGGACTCACCGAACCGGAGACGATGCGCCATTACGTGCGTCTGTCGCGCAAGAATTATTCGATCGACGCCGGGCTCTATCCGCTCGGCTCCTGCACGATGAAGCATAATCCGCGCAGCAACGAGAAGATCGCGCGCTATGAAGGTTTCGCGGATCTGCATCCGCTGCAGCCGCAGTCGACCGCGCAGGGCGCGCTGGAGTTGATGCAGATTCTCGCCGACTGGCTGACGACGCTCACCAACATGCCGGCGGTGGCGATGTCTCCGAAGGCCGGCGCGCATGGCGAACTCTGCGGCATGATGGCGATCAAATCTGCGATCGCCGCCAGAGGCGAAAGCGCGACGCGCAATGTCGTCCTCATTCCGCAGTCGGCGCATGGCACCAATCCGGCGACGGCGGCGCTGCTCGGCTTTTCGGTGCGCGTCGTTCCGGCGGCGGCGGATGGAACCGTGCGGGCCGAGGCTGTTAAAGACGCGCTCGCTTCGGACGTCGCGGCGATCATGCTGACCAACCCGAACACTTGCGGGCTGTTCGAGCGTGAGATCGTCGAGATCGCCGACGCGATGCACGAGGCCGGCGGCTACTTCTATTGCGACGGCGCGAATTTCAACGCCATCGCCGGCGTCGCGCGGCCCGGCGACTTCGGCATCGACGCGATGCACATCAATCTGCACAAGACCTTCTCGACGCCGCATGGCGGCGGCGGCCCTGGCGCAGGTCCGGTCGTTCTCTCGGAACGTCTCGCGCCTTTCGCGCCGGTCCCGTTCATCCGCCGCAACGGCGACGCGTTGCAGCTGGTGGAAGACGCAGAAGGCACGCAGAGCTTCGGACGGCTCACCGCCTTCCATGGGCAGATGGGCATGTTCGTGCGGGCGCTTGCCTATATGCTCGCGCATGGGACCGACGGGCTTGCGCAGGCCTCGAAAGACGCCGTGCTGTCGGCGAACTATGTCCGCGCGTCGCTACGTGACGTGATGACCCAGCCGTTCGGCGATCGCATCTGCATGCATGAAGTTCTGTTCGACGACGCCTGGCTGCGCGGAACCGGCGTGACGACGCTCGACTTCGCCAAGGCGATGATCGACGAGGGCTATCATCCGATGACGATTTATTTCCCGCTCGTCGTCCATGGCGCGATGCTCATCGAGCCGACGGAATCGGAATCGAAAGCCTCGCTCGATCTCTTCATCGCAACGCTGCGCGATCTCGCGCGGAGCGCCAAAGCCGGCGAGGTCGCGCGCTTTGGCCCCGCGCCGCGACTGGCCCCGCGCCGGCGCGTCGATGAAGCGCTCGCCGCGAGAAAGCCGGTGCTGCGCTGGACGCCGGGCGCCGCAGCCTGA
- a CDS encoding cytochrome-c peroxidase, which translates to MRLSSIVSLIALLVGGPAFADAGLRDRAKELFQPIPSAPPAIPGETATPEKLALGKMLYFEPRLSETHDISCADCHNLSMGGVDGGALSGGHNAQLAGREVLTVMNAIFNTAQYWDGRAANLSDQVVNSVMANPKAMLKTRGGPMPINPTEHAAAKQRAVELFKGIPGYVAAFKQAFPEQSDPVAYANIGRAIALFEATLITPDAPFDRWLKGDDQALSDAQKDGLKLFIEKGCASCHNGVNVGGGMYARFGVVKQPTAEFLPPDDLGRFAVTKAIADKYAFKVPSLRNVELTAPYFHTGSTFDLKKAVAVMGESQLGVEFSADETDKIVAFLDSLTGRQPEVVLPILPPRTAPPFSQAQ; encoded by the coding sequence ATGCGTCTTTCTTCGATCGTCTCTCTTATCGCGCTTCTTGTCGGCGGCCCGGCGTTTGCCGACGCAGGCCTGAGGGACCGGGCGAAGGAGCTTTTCCAGCCAATTCCGTCAGCGCCGCCGGCGATTCCTGGAGAGACGGCGACGCCCGAAAAACTCGCGCTCGGCAAGATGCTGTATTTCGAGCCGCGCCTTTCCGAGACCCACGACATCAGCTGCGCCGATTGTCACAATCTGAGCATGGGCGGCGTCGACGGCGGCGCGCTCTCGGGGGGCCACAATGCGCAGCTCGCCGGCCGCGAAGTGCTCACGGTGATGAACGCCATTTTTAACACGGCCCAATATTGGGATGGGCGCGCCGCCAATCTTTCCGACCAGGTGGTCAATTCGGTGATGGCCAATCCCAAGGCGATGCTGAAAACCCGCGGCGGCCCGATGCCGATCAATCCGACGGAACATGCGGCCGCAAAGCAGCGCGCGGTCGAACTCTTCAAGGGAATCCCGGGCTATGTGGCGGCGTTCAAACAGGCCTTTCCCGAACAGAGCGATCCCGTCGCTTATGCCAACATCGGCCGCGCCATCGCGCTGTTCGAGGCGACGCTGATCACGCCCGACGCGCCGTTCGACCGTTGGCTCAAAGGGGACGATCAGGCGCTGTCCGACGCGCAGAAGGACGGGTTGAAGCTCTTCATCGAGAAGGGCTGCGCGAGTTGCCACAACGGCGTCAACGTCGGCGGCGGCATGTATGCGCGTTTCGGCGTCGTCAAACAGCCGACCGCGGAATTTCTGCCGCCGGACGACTTGGGCCGCTTCGCGGTCACCAAGGCGATCGCCGACAAATACGCTTTCAAGGTTCCCTCGCTGCGCAACGTCGAACTGACGGCGCCCTATTTCCACACCGGCTCGACCTTCGATTTGAAGAAGGCCGTGGCGGTGATGGGCGAAAGCCAGCTCGGCGTCGAGTTCAGCGCCGACGAGACCGATAAGATCGTCGCCTTCCTCGATTCGCTAACCGGGCGCCAGCCTGAGGTGGTCCTGCCGATTCTGCCGCCGCGCACCGCGCCGCCGTTTAGCCAGGCTCAGTGA
- a CDS encoding helix-turn-helix transcriptional regulator gives MSDILTHAQIWAAIDALGERYGMTPSGLARKAGLDPTTFNRSKRETARGRQRWPSTESIAKVLAATGAGLDEFMSLVTANSAAGRLRHTRPLIGLAQAGVGGFFDDAGFATGAGWDEIDVLAEADEHSYALEISGDSMAPLYRDGDVVIVSPAAPVRRGDRVVVKTTSGEIMAKELKRETARTIELRSVNPAYPDRTIPRDEVSWMARILWASQ, from the coding sequence ATGTCCGACATTCTCACCCATGCTCAGATCTGGGCGGCGATCGACGCGCTCGGCGAGCGATATGGCATGACGCCGTCCGGCCTGGCGCGCAAGGCCGGCCTCGATCCCACCACCTTCAATCGCTCCAAGCGCGAAACGGCGCGCGGGCGCCAGCGCTGGCCGTCGACCGAATCGATCGCCAAGGTGCTGGCGGCGACCGGCGCCGGGCTCGACGAATTCATGTCGCTGGTGACGGCCAACAGCGCCGCCGGCCGGTTGCGCCATACGCGGCCGCTGATCGGCCTGGCGCAGGCGGGGGTCGGCGGCTTTTTCGACGACGCCGGCTTCGCCACCGGCGCCGGCTGGGACGAGATCGACGTCTTGGCCGAGGCCGACGAACATTCCTACGCGCTCGAGATCTCAGGCGACTCCATGGCGCCGCTGTATCGCGACGGCGATGTGGTTATCGTCTCGCCGGCCGCGCCGGTGCGGCGCGGCGATCGGGTGGTCGTCAAGACCACCTCGGGCGAGATCATGGCCAAGGAGCTCAAGCGCGAGACGGCGCGAACGATCGAACTGCGTTCAGTCAATCCCGCCTACCCGGACCGCACGATTCCGCGCGACGAGGTCAGCTGGATGGCGCGCATTCTCTGGGCGAGCCAATGA
- a CDS encoding anion transporter, translating to MPSSPEPAPNRLRHPFLTLWLGILAAIIVAGSAALAAVAILGLGEFLSLLGRLPTPTPQTAAVGAIFAATYLVLAIGRLPYYRLDRAGGALLGASLMIGVGALTLDEAYRAIDFDAITLLLGMMIVVANLRLSGFFRRAADWLADVARRPIFLLVAVAAATGFFSAFLVNDAICLVMPPLVIDLARRLKRDPTPYVLAIPLASNVGSVATITGNPQNMIIAAASGVSYGDFSAALWPIAFAGVALTILLVALAFPREFFSRERLTPIVAAPRPFHAALASKALLITAAMIGFFFAGVPPAKAAIVAGGLLLLTRRIGSKKIYSEIDWPLLLMFAGLFIVVGAFDKVVLTPGEIADVGRLRLDDAPTLALISAVLSNIVSNVPAVLALKPFIIGLSDPRRAWLIVAMASTLAGNFTLVGSIANLIVVERARALGVTIGFWTYFRVGAPLTLATIALGLWRL from the coding sequence ATGCCCTCCTCGCCCGAGCCCGCGCCCAATCGCTTGCGCCACCCTTTCCTCACGCTCTGGCTTGGGATTCTTGCGGCCATCATTGTCGCGGGGAGCGCGGCCTTGGCCGCTGTCGCGATCCTGGGGCTCGGCGAATTTCTGTCCCTGCTCGGCCGACTGCCGACGCCGACGCCGCAGACGGCGGCGGTCGGCGCGATCTTCGCGGCGACCTATCTCGTGCTCGCGATCGGCAGGCTGCCCTATTATCGGCTCGACCGCGCCGGCGGCGCGCTGCTCGGCGCGAGCCTGATGATCGGCGTCGGCGCCTTGACGCTGGACGAGGCCTATCGCGCCATCGATTTCGACGCCATCACGCTGCTGCTCGGCATGATGATCGTCGTCGCCAATCTGCGCCTTTCCGGCTTTTTCCGCCGCGCCGCCGACTGGCTGGCGGACGTCGCCCGGCGTCCGATCTTCCTGCTCGTCGCGGTCGCGGCGGCGACCGGATTCTTTTCCGCCTTTCTCGTCAATGACGCGATCTGTCTCGTCATGCCGCCGCTGGTCATCGACTTGGCGCGGCGCCTGAAGCGCGATCCGACGCCCTATGTGCTGGCGATCCCGCTCGCCTCCAATGTCGGCAGCGTCGCGACGATCACCGGCAATCCGCAAAATATGATCATCGCCGCCGCCTCCGGCGTTTCCTACGGCGATTTTTCAGCGGCGCTCTGGCCGATCGCCTTCGCCGGCGTCGCGCTCACGATCCTTTTGGTGGCGCTCGCCTTTCCGCGCGAATTCTTCTCGCGCGAGAGGCTGACGCCGATCGTTGCGGCGCCCCGCCCCTTTCATGCGGCGCTCGCCTCAAAGGCGCTGCTGATCACCGCGGCGATGATCGGGTTCTTTTTCGCCGGCGTTCCGCCCGCCAAAGCGGCGATCGTCGCCGGCGGCCTGCTGCTGCTCACGCGGCGCATCGGCTCGAAGAAAATCTACAGTGAAATCGACTGGCCGCTGCTCCTGATGTTCGCCGGACTCTTCATCGTCGTCGGCGCCTTCGACAAGGTGGTGCTGACGCCAGGAGAGATCGCGGACGTCGGGCGGCTCCGGCTCGATGACGCGCCGACGCTCGCGCTCATTTCCGCCGTGCTGTCCAACATCGTCAGCAATGTGCCGGCGGTTCTCGCGTTAAAACCGTTCATCATCGGACTGAGCGATCCGAGGCGCGCCTGGCTGATTGTGGCGATGGCCTCGACGCTCGCCGGCAATTTCACGCTTGTCGGCTCGATCGCCAATCTCATCGTCGTCGAGCGGGCGCGCGCGCTGGGCGTGACGATCGGCTTCTGGACCTATTTTAGGGTCGGCGCGCCGCTGACGCTGGCGACAATCGCGCTGGGGCTGTGGAGGCTGTAG